The Apis mellifera strain DH4 linkage group LG3, Amel_HAv3.1, whole genome shotgun sequence genome includes the window AAAACTATTTGTGGAATATATACGCGATCTCGTTAACAGTCTAATGATAAGAGCGATAAATGAGAGATAAGCGATAGGAACAAGgaagttataatattaacatataagtATGAATAGGGGTTTGAAAGGGTGTGACAATCATGTTCAAAACTGGCGCcaaaagaaaacaatacaTAACGATGAATAATACTTCGCAACAGTTGCATGTAGTGTCCAGTCAAAAGTAAAATCTTTTACATCATGAAatgaaaacattattataaaattgataattcatttaatgatCATGTTTTTGATTGTTTATCTTTCGGCCTGTCAGCTAGTCAATACGCGGTCGAATGTTCTcggaaataacaaaaaaaattgactcGAAGTCACTTACACGACCATTCCGTAGGCACCCTCACCCATGTACGACAAATTCGTGTATCGTGGACCAACTTCGAATGTTTGTCCACGAACAACTTCACAATTTGGATTCACACTTGCAGAACCTTCACCCGCCATTTTGACAACTATTTTGCGGCTCCGGCGAAGTCAGACCAAATCTTGCTTCTTAGCCGACTGACCATGAACAATATCATGATTAGATAgacttatgaaaaatttacatattatttatcaattaataaggcattaaaaatgatttttccgtacttttttttttaatcttatcattataaattaaattttgatatcaaactttttttgattataaatatatcaaaatattaaaaattattattttaaaatattaaaaataaaagatttagaaattatttattttttttatgaaaattattgttaagttttttttttaatttttattactgaatcttatcgaattaaacattgatataaaatatgttaaaatattaagacaAAGACATTGTAATTCTATTGAATTTCGAGTTTCTCatctaaagtaaaataaattaagactTAGTTTTAGTATACGATTTATcagtacattattattatatttgtattaataatcatattttccgataagaattcttaataaactttcaatttaacgttaaatatattatagatataatatgaatGCACCACCAACTTTtgaatcatttcttttatatgaaggagaaaaaaagtatgtattataaatcgattatttatattaaacatttaatcaaaatgatatatacGTGATTTTCTGTATTTCATACAGAATTATCAAAGAACAAGACACAAAAGTTCCCAATGCTGCGATTTTTACTGTTAATAAAGAAGACCATACTCTTGGAAATATGATCCGCAAGTATATACatcttacaaaaatttatacacaataataaatatatatatacacatacatataaaaagGTTTTGATGATaatctcatttattatttgatagtcAGCTATTGAAGGATCCTCAAGTTTTGTTTGCTGGATATAAAGTTCCACACCCATTAGAACATAAATTTGTGATTAGAATTCAAACTACATCAGATTACACACCACATGAAGCATTTATGCATGCTATTACAGATTTGATAGCAGAACTTTCTCTATTTGAAGAACGTTTTAaggtaatttataataatttataaatgaaaaatacattataatttttatatatttataatgttatataaaaaacatttcaggaagctattaaagaaaaaaaggaaggattagattgaatttgttattccttttttaaaattaattttagatattaaaaaatgtaaataaaatattaatatgtatgtcATGTATGTTTAGATTACTACGAGAcctgatttattttaaaatattgataattaatataattaatataattgatattaattgatatttatatgtatgaataaagaaataaaaataattgaaaaatagtttacttaaatcttttgaaattataatccatttaataatacaaaatctgACAATAAAATAGCATATGATGTTAGATGGATAATgactttaatcttaaaaatgaaaaatcactcTGCTTATTAAGAAATGGagtcataattatttaatttaaacaagtttgtaaaaaatactaaaatcagtctcttacaattttatttttttaactacaaagtttaattttcctataatcctaaaaattaaatatatgttttgaaattaatataatgactTTATCAACCctgcatttaaatttaaaattaaaaggcaagaaaatagtaaatcataatagtataattttacTGAAACAAgttttgtacaaaaattaatagcaaaaatgaaacaataaatatttacttttataaaaaaagtacaaatactttttcagtaaaaatatactacaattataatataagtgcttaaaaatcatataagaaACGCCTTGGACTAATTCTAATCTTgattgatgaatttttcaaaattagaaggaactattgttaaatatatggcgctttttaatactaaataaattattaaatacatatacagattcacacaaatataattagtatGTACATAATTACATCTAACTTCACCCAAAGTAtgcgtttaatttttcgttacgCATTTCATTATGTTTCCATTCTATAATACAAATcagcaatatattataaaataacttaatcATAAGTCTGGTTCACAGTAGAAGTGATATATAACTTTGTACTTTAACAATCACGTGGAAGcgcaataaatatacataaaaacatTTTGGTGAACATATATAAACTTTCAAACCATAAATTTAACATGAGGAGCACAAATTTATCAtggaattatcaatatttggaCAATTGATATGCATATTCCTATGCAGGAAGACATGCATAACTAtagctttaaattttttcatataaaaatatactctgCAAAACTTTCAACaggtttttttcataattaggATTTTTGAgaagcaataaaatatatttacgaatGACAATATCCTATTAAAATGTTTCAGCATCATCGCAATCACGAGTATCATGTCCAAACACTGcaaaacaattaaaacaattataaatagaattacaaagatacaatgaaacaatttacaacaattacaaagaaacaattaaaagaattaatgtgaaatatttaacaaatatacttaataaaaaattttgtattagttgtttataaaaaatatttttcaaaaatttcgctaatatttcttagaaacttaaaaaaatatttagaacagaactttatatattttctcctaggagaaaaaatattataataaattattacgaatgtaataaaaagaatttcaatttatataattctgagAAATGAACTCTTACTCTCACAATTTTCGCAGTACGGTCTTTCCACTGGTggtttttttgaagattttacgACTTTTTCCGTATCTAGAAAATCTTGAGCTTGACGTGGACAATCTTCTGTTTCGTGTAAATCAAATTGATCACAAATATCACAGAACATACGTGGTGCAGCCATACGTTTTTCTAATGTTGttctttaatcaaaataatatggttaaattaataatgattacattaatataattactataagatatatttagttaaatattaaatattacgaaCTTGGTATACTCATCAGCTTCATTGGAAGGTATCCCCATTTCAAGAACTTCCACTTTACATAATAAAGTTTCGTTTTTACGTTGCATATCAACTATTACAGAATTTAAGAAATCTATTTGACTTTTTGCTGTttcatattcttcttttaattttaaaatatctatatcctTATCCActgaaatcaataatttcattttaatttcaatataattaaaaaaaaaatgcaaaaaagatttattgatttaaaaaaaattttacctaTATGTTGTTTCATATCACCTCCAGCTgcctgtaatataaataacaatttattatttataatatttttataataaatttataacaaaataaaaatcaaaaacttacatcataactattttttatattttcgcgaGTTAGTTTTAGTTGATTTGTTGCTTCTGTCCATTTAGctgtaatttgtttattttccttttccctaaaatgatcaatataagtatataaaactttagaaatatttagaaatatttattttttacttacaaattattttgtacttCTTTTAAATGTGTTGTTTCCATTGacataagatttaatttttctatcaaattttgaacatttttttcagtttctttttctttagtttttatgatatttgtaagtatttcaattttttgttcttgttctttgaataatttttcaagagattctttattttcaattagatttttattttctttaattgctTCAGTTAATTTACTTTGCATAAATTTAACTTCTTCACTTTCTATCTGTTTAtccatctttaatttttctgtttgTGCATTTTCTAAAGCTTTAATTTGTGctgttaatttatcaataattatttctttattatttaaatcactaATTTGTTTCTCTATTATATCTTGAATCAATTGTTGTTGTTTTTctaattcagaatttttttggattataGATTCAAATTCAGCTTGTTTAGCTTTCATTTCACATTCTAaagtattttgtaatttcattaCAGATTCTTCTTTGGaacttttcaattctttcatcATATGTTCTGTTTCCtgaagtatattattttttatatctaattctttttgtatagtttttaattgtgattctaaatcttttacattttcttctaattttgattctaaaatttttacattattttctaaagaaatctttgtttcaataatattagatatttctttttctttctctagtAGAGCTTCCTCTACTTTTTTCATGTCGTTTACTTTATCCCTTTGTTCTTTTTGCATGAATATGAGAGTATCATTCAATTTAGAAAGTTGTGTTTCAAATTGTTCAGCTTCTTTTTTAGTTTCAACAAGAgcgttttctttatctttaattatttctgtaGCAGCAATTAGTTTAtcctttaattcttttattttattattcataatatctaATGATGTTGTTAAATCTTTATCCGAGGTTTCCTTACTAGTAACTAAACTTTCATTTGTTTTCTGTAattcttcatatttcttttttaattcatgcaaattaatatctttttctgttattaataattctaattttgagCGATTTGCTATTTccatttctaatttatctGTCAATTCTTCAATCGTCCAACGATTGGCACTTTGATTTGCTTCTAACTTAGACtttgttttttgtaaaatctttgtttcttcttgAGAAGTATTTAATTCCATCTTTAAATCACTAATCTCTTTTTGAAGAGAAAATATCTCTTCTTtaagtgaattttttaaagtttcatattgtttttgtaaattaactacttcttttttgttattttctaattcatttgaaagatttaatgATTCCTGGGATTTTTCTTTAAGCTGTTCTTTAATacagttattttcttttatatgtttttcaagttctatattttctgtttcaaatctttttattttaatagataattctgtattcaattttttttctttttctaattcagatttattattttctatttctgaaCATTGTAtttgaatcaaattattagctttatttaattctatttccatATTATTCAACTTTGATTCTAATGATTTGAgtaaagtttcatttttgaatgcTTTATCTTTAGCTTCATCaagctctttttcttttattcgcaaatcttcattatatttcataagttGTTCTGATGAATCAGTAGAAGTACTTATTAGATTTGTTATATCAGTTTCCTAaacataatagaaataaaatatactttacattaagaaattgcataaaattctaaataaaataaactaaccaatttttctttttgtgatGTAACTTGTGACAGTTTATTTTCTGAATTAGCAACttgttgatttaatttttctatattattttcaaattctcgaAGTTTATTCTCCagaatcgttttatttttttccgatAAAGTAAGTGCATCCTgtaattctgaaaataaacaataattaatattaatttaataaaataatataatttaatatcatattatctcTTACCTAAAGTCTTTTGTGTGagattttttatctcttcatCTTTATTTGCAAGAATTGATTTCAATTCAAGTAcatcattttctaatttactGAGCAATAGAGATTTTTGAGATATATAAGCATTTGCTTCTTCTATACATTTcactttttcttcaatttgattttgataacgTTTTGTTAATTCCTCTATTTCAGCTGCAGTTGTCGAACGAAGatctaataattctttttctttcacttttaattcttcacttaatttttttaattgtgcaGAAGAAGTAACTTCTGTAGCCATTAAAGAAGCAATATCATGctcctaatataataataaatttaaaattaataaacttgatatttgcaaagaaaaaaagatacttactaatttttgtttttcttggactattttaaaattgtcttCAGTCTTTGATTGATATTCTTGTATCTGCTTAGAAAGCAAACTATTCTTCTCTTCCATTAATTTGAGTTTTTCATTtagttctaaaaaaaaaaaatattataaatattttaatttagtattTACATATTTCGTATCATTAATATACCTTCAAGTTTCTTTAATGCAGTGGATaattcttcatctttttttttatttatatcaatttgtatAGATAATTCTGTCAATAGTTTTTCAGTTTCACATATTTTTTGATCAAGTTGTATACAgacttctttaattttcaaatctttcatATTCAACTGCTCATTGAAAGATTCTGAAAGCTTGTTTatctgatttatattttcagtcTTAAGATTCTCTAAAGCAATATTTTGTACTTCTAATTGTTTCTTTGATTCTAATTCTAgttcttttgtttttactttcagaagattttctttttcttctactatcttctcatatttaaatattaataattctttttcacttgtactttcttttttaatattttctattgtttcTATAGCTTTAtgcaattcttcttttaaagaacttgtattattttcaaattcctttttcatattttctatcaatatatttttttcttgcaaaTCTTTTATCGCacgttctatttctttttttaaactaatctCTGACTCTTTATGAAATGCATTTTCTTGttgattttcattcaattttaattctaattcttttatttgagTTATGTATCGTTCCATAAGTAATTTTTCCTCttgcatttctttttcaagattattcttagtttcttctaaaattttattgcgattctgtaaatctaaattaaattcataattaaaataaattatacgaaataatatttaataaaacatttttttttaaagtaccttcaaattgatttttttcttgagcAGTAACACAGGAGACCTCATTGCGTAAACGggataattcttcttctgtttcaaataattttatactgtCATGTTCAAGTTGAGCAACACGTTCTCTTTCTTCCAGTAATTGTTTTTCAAGATCTTTAATCCTGTTTTCATTTACAGTATTTACCacctaataataaatgtatttgtttaatactttattaattaatttaagtattAACTATCATAAAGTGCATCaagatatatgttttttaCTGATCAATTTAGGcaagaaaacaataaaaatctcaCTTTTCTTGTATGCCTCAATAAatgtaagatatatatttaataagatatattatttgattttgcaGAATAACAATATACATTTATGTGTAACATAatagaatcaaaataaataataaatagattaataaataaaggcaaataataaatacacaataagtagataaataaataaataaataaataaataaataaataataaataattaaataaataaatgaataaataaacaaataaacatagattgataaataaatttctcatattaacttaaatacttattacgtattaataattgatttatatgtaAAGCATAAATTTAGCATGAAAAAAGCAATGCTGAAAACAATTACGTTTGCAGTGCACCATAAAGCATGTTAAACCCGCATTccctttttaacaaatttcaatagcataataattaaatatattatataaatattttctttactcTATTCTttactttctcttttcttttcttatttttatatattttaattgtataagtatcaaataataatatcatcattataattctgatatttaacattaaaaaaaaattaagaattaaagaaagagaggaagtaCTGCGACGTCATCGTTTTTGACAAAATTGCGATGAAATGCTAAACAATATGACTATAGTGACGATAATACAAGTATAAGCGGTGCAGAAAAACAGCGTCATCAACCCCTTGTCTGTCTCAAACGGCCAAGTGTCCCATCGGATACTCACACATTGTtcacttctttctttctgaaaataaacgataagGTTTTTACGTTAACCCACAGCCTAAATACAAATGTTGTCAATATACCTTAtgaaatctttcattttttatttttagtgaattgtttttttaaaatacaattataagcATTGATCactaatgatttaaaaataattttaatatctcatatttttttaaattgagctGCATGTATATTATAGCTTTACCCATCAccatttattatagtataagcTCCTAATTCTAGAAAAAGCATATTAATCtagattctaattttatataattatagtatataaaattatatagtattttagAACAGAAACGGaaatttgacaaaataaaataaaacaagaacaaatttaaaaaaataatatatatattttttatttcattttgcattttgttaatttgattgatttaaatttctttttcattatatattcatacttACCTTATGTAtgttctaaataattaataaattttgacatatatcttttatgaaataaaaattatacaataaaaatgtatacctGAATATCATCCTTGTTAATTGATTCTTCTTCAAAACGAAACAAAAGGTCttcacattttcttttctcttcttccaatTGCAAAACAAGTGCATTTTTCTCCTCGAGTAATTTTGAAAACGCAACCTCTGCTTCAGAAACtgttttttgcattttttctcgatactaaaattaaaattattcttttaaaatattattaaataatattaaatgaactaCATAAGTGATGTATAATGTTACAACCTGCTCATATTCTTTTACTATTGATATAAGTGATTGTTCTGCTTGATCTGCTTGATTTGCAGCTTTCGTAATTCGTTCACGTTCTAAATCTCTTTCCTTCCGAAGAATCTCAATTTCCTGCTCCTTTTCCTTTAATGTTTCCTAAAATGATGGAAATGCGTATAAGAAAAAACtttgtagaaattattttcagagattatttattaaaagaatttattacaaaaattatattatttcttgatgatttcaatgaaaaaaaaatatttaattattgccaTCAAAATGTGtgtctattatatatttataaattgtatactttttcttatatgattattatgtcATACTATACTgtgtaatatacatatatttttattttacaattaacaaaCTTTTATCGTTGTTCTTTAACTCTTAAGTTATTGGAGAACCGGTTTTCaataaaggaaataagaagagaaaagcatataaatgcatataaaGTTTCcagaataaaaatgcaaagcGCGTAGTATTCTTGtgatacaaaatttacaattgattATTGCTACATCATCGACGTTATGTCATCAACGATTAatacattgaatatattttattttcaatatgaatTTCAAAAGCGTAATATctagaattattcattatacacTTGCTTTGATGacatctaattaaataaatgtgatttgcatcataaataatagtaaaataaatttttgaactttttattggaaacttaaaatattttttatccataaaaaagagaaagaatttataaaagaaatattcatctaggtaaaaatcaaatttcaaggaGATTACGAGGAATGGACGgatgattttattaacatcACATACAGGTATCACTTTTTTAAACTACTTATTATCTACTGTACAACTAGTAACAtactaacaaataaatttatactatcTACAATGATTAAATGAATCATTATGACAATACTTCACTTTCATTtatatgtttgaaattatGCAAACATATAGATACAATGTgttctttattctatttctatattgtAGAATGAATGAAGTATACaccatatatattacatttctatttaaggaataataattaaccaaAATAAATGTTAGATCATAATCTCACCTGCAGGGTGATTCGTGCAGGTGTCGAAGTGCGCAAACCAGGCTTCTGGAATTTTGGATgcaacaaaaaacaaaaatatatcatgcAACAGCCATACAGTTAAATCGCAGAAAACTCCTTTTTTCCTATTCTTACttactttcaataaataaatatatatatattttttttattttcgataaaaaaatatataagattctgtgaaaaaaatactatacTATACACATGACTGCTTCAAGCGTTTAATAAAGTCAAACAATGAGTccaagaataaatattgaatatttctttggaTCGTGAATTAaactttatctaatatttgacaatattattaacaataacagCAACAATAACAACTGCAAATCTATAACTATATTAAACTAATAACATCAACTGATACTAATAAGCTAACAACTCGCAGTTCCACTCGCAAACGCATTTCAAAGCAGTCTTCAAAcaaaagaacaaaagaaaCGATGCTTCATTCAtacaaattgaaagaaatacgtttattttactcgaaacaaccagagaattattttacgaTCTCTTTTATCATATGATTCTATCatgtattctataaaatacataatattctaaataaaatataaatttaatatcaaaaacaaaTCTCTATCAACTCTCAAAATATTAAGGTAACTCTCTCAGTTTGTCTTTCTTACAAAATAATAGTCAAAATAaagttatacatttatatacacatattatacacatattatacatattatatacacatattatacattttgtattattatacaaaaaatccaagttttagaatttcataacatttaacagaaaacaaaatataacgataacttttataaaatgggATATAGTTCAATGTTTttgattatcaatatatt containing:
- the LOC727159 gene encoding restin homolog isoform X4, with product MSDPKPSGIRPPSKIGRPCSNLPPRPAVPPSPPRPSMSQMDHLWETHGRRLSEAGLRRGSDNSVVLTEDTDSFIIGDRVWVGGTKPGAIAYIGETQFAPGDWAGVVLDEPIGKNDGSVAGCRYFQCEPKRGIFSRLTRLTRTPLPDTTDASPTQKTPTSPPDSSKGSLSKSMSPSLNASMTSLSSTVSQRDLRIGDRVIVSSSQGSKTGVLRYYGTTEFAVGEWCGVELDDPIGKNDGSVNDKRYFECRPKYGLFAPAHKVSRSPTSKRSSCMVHRPTGAALNTSLRKTGSRESLVSISSIVSTTSTATRTGVSAARKPGLRTSTPARITLQETLKEKEQEIEILRKERDLERERITKAANQADQAEQSLISIVKEYEQYREKMQKTVSEAEVAFSKLLEEKNALVLQLEEEKRKCEDLLFRFEEESINKDDIQKERSEQCVVNTVNENRIKDLEKQLLEERERVAQLEHDSIKLFETEEELSRLRNEVSCVTAQEKNQFEDLQNRNKILEETKNNLEKEMQEEKLLMERYITQIKELELKLNENQQENAFHKESEISLKKEIERAIKDLQEKNILIENMKKEFENNTSSLKEELHKAIETIENIKKESTSEKELLIFKYEKIVEEKENLLKVKTKELELESKKQLEVQNIALENLKTENINQINKLSESFNEQLNMKDLKIKEVCIQLDQKICETEKLLTELSIQIDINKKKDEELSTALKKLEELNEKLKLMEEKNSLLSKQIQEYQSKTEDNFKIVQEKQKLEHDIASLMATEVTSSAQLKKLSEELKVKEKELLDLRSTTAAEIEELTKRYQNQIEEKVKCIEEANAYISQKSLLLSKLENDVLELKSILANKDEEIKNLTQKTLELQDALTLSEKNKTILENKLREFENNIEKLNQQVANSENKLSQVTSQKEKLETDITNLISTSTDSSEQLMKYNEDLRIKEKELDEAKDKAFKNETLLKSLESKLNNMEIELNKANNLIQIQCSEIENNKSELEKEKKLNTELSIKIKRFETENIELEKHIKENNCIKEQLKEKSQESLNLSNELENNKKEVVNLQKQYETLKNSLKEEIFSLQKEISDLKMELNTSQEETKILQKTKSKLEANQSANRWTIEELTDKLEMEIANRSKLELLITEKDINLHELKKKYEELQKTNESLVTSKETSDKDLTTSLDIMNNKIKELKDKLIAATEIIKDKENALVETKKEAEQFETQLSKLNDTLIFMQKEQRDKVNDMKKVEEALLEKEKEISNIIETKISLENNVKILESKLEENVKDLESQLKTIQKELDIKNNILQETEHMMKELKSSKEESVMKLQNTLECEMKAKQAEFESIIQKNSELEKQQQLIQDIIEKQISDLNNKEIIIDKLTAQIKALENAQTEKLKMDKQIESEEVKFMQSKLTEAIKENKNLIENKESLEKLFKEQEQKIEILTNIIKTKEKETEKNVQNLIEKLNLMSMETTHLKEVQNNLEKENKQITAKWTEATNQLKLTRENIKNSYDAAGGDMKQHIVDKDIDILKLKEEYETAKSQIDFLNSVIVDMQRKNETLLCKVEVLEMGIPSNEADEYTKTTLEKRMAAPRMFCDICDQFDLHETEDCPRQAQDFLDTEKVVKSSKKPPVERPYCENCEMFGHDTRDCDDAETF
- the LOC727159 gene encoding CAP-Gly domain-containing linker protein 1 isoform X9 — encoded protein: MSPSLNASMTSLSSTVSQRDLRIGDRVIVSSSQGSKTGVLRYYGTTEFAVGEWCGVELDDPIGKNDGSVNDKRYFECRPKYGLFAPAHKVSRSPTSKRSSCMVHRPTGAALNTSLRKTGSRESLVSISSIVSTTSTATRTGVSAARKPGLRTSTPARITLQETLKEKEQEIEILRKERDLERERITKAANQADQAEQSLISIVKEYEQYREKMQKTVSEAEVAFSKLLEEKNALVLQLEEEKRKCEDLLFRFEEESINKDDIQKERSEQCVVNTVNENRIKDLEKQLLEERERVAQLEHDSIKLFETEEELSRLRNEVSCVTAQEKNQFEDLQNRNKILEETKNNLEKEMQEEKLLMERYITQIKELELKLNENQQENAFHKESEISLKKEIERAIKDLQEKNILIENMKKEFENNTSSLKEELHKAIETIENIKKESTSEKELLIFKYEKIVEEKENLLKVKTKELELESKKQLEVQNIALENLKTENINQINKLSESFNEQLNMKDLKIKEVCIQLDQKICETEKLLTELSIQIDINKKKDEELSTALKKLEELNEKLKLMEEKNSLLSKQIQEYQSKTEDNFKIVQEKQKLEHDIASLMATEVTSSAQLKKLSEELKVKEKELLDLRSTTAAEIEELTKRYQNQIEEKVKCIEEANAYISQKSLLLSKLENDVLELKSILANKDEEIKNLTQKTLELQDALTLSEKNKTILENKLREFENNIEKLNQQVANSENKLSQVTSQKEKLETDITNLISTSTDSSEQLMKYNEDLRIKEKELDEAKDKAFKNETLLKSLESKLNNMEIELNKANNLIQIQCSEIENNKSELEKEKKLNTELSIKIKRFETENIELEKHIKENNCIKEQLKEKSQESLNLSNELENNKKEVVNLQKQYETLKNSLKEEIFSLQKEISDLKMELNTSQEETKILQKTKSKLEANQSANRWTIEELTDKLEMEIANRSKLELLITEKDINLHELKKKYEELQKTNESLVTSKETSDKDLTTSLDIMNNKIKELKDKLIAATEIIKDKENALVETKKEAEQFETQLSKLNDTLIFMQKEQRDKVNDMKKVEEALLEKEKEISNIIETKISLENNVKILESKLEENVKDLESQLKTIQKELDIKNNILQETEHMMKELKSSKEESVMKLQNTLECEMKAKQAEFESIIQKNSELEKQQQLIQDIIEKQISDLNNKEIIIDKLTAQIKALENAQTEKLKMDKQIESEEVKFMQSKLTEAIKENKNLIENKESLEKLFKEQEQKIEILTNIIKTKEKETEKNVQNLIEKLNLMSMETTHLKEVQNNLEKENKQITAKWTEATNQLKLTRENIKNSYDAAGGDMKQHIVDKDIDILKLKEEYETAKSQIDFLNSVIVDMQRKNETLLCKVEVLEMGIPSNEADEYTKTTLEKRMAAPRMFCDICDQFDLHETEDCPRQAQDFLDTEKVVKSSKKPPVERPYCENCEMFGHDTRDCDDAETF